In one Chryseobacterium camelliae genomic region, the following are encoded:
- a CDS encoding alpha/beta fold hydrolase: protein MIFSTKKEKKYTFVEAGEGHPLVLLHGLMGGLSNFDKMVDFFSNRGFKVYVPQLPIYDLPVLNTNLTTLAKYIIKFIESHVQGPVTIVGNSMGGHVGLILTLARPDLVKNLVLTGSSGLYERTFGDSFPRKNDRSYIRKKTEEVFYDPSVATEDLVDEVFSVVNDRMKGIKTVMLARSAIKHNMLNDLPKILTPTCLIWGKQDNVTPPEVAEDMHKFIPNSDLFWIDKCGHAAMMEKPDEFNEILYSWIKDKV, encoded by the coding sequence ATGATATTTAGTACAAAAAAAGAAAAGAAATATACCTTTGTAGAAGCGGGGGAAGGACATCCATTGGTGTTATTACACGGCTTAATGGGTGGTTTGAGCAATTTCGATAAAATGGTAGATTTTTTTTCAAACAGAGGATTCAAAGTATATGTTCCTCAGTTACCGATCTACGATTTGCCGGTACTCAATACCAATCTTACGACTTTAGCAAAATATATAATAAAGTTTATTGAGAGCCATGTTCAGGGGCCGGTTACTATTGTCGGAAATTCGATGGGCGGTCATGTCGGGCTCATTTTGACATTAGCAAGACCCGATTTGGTTAAAAATCTTGTTCTTACAGGAAGTTCAGGTTTATATGAAAGAACTTTCGGAGACAGTTTTCCTCGAAAAAATGATCGTTCTTATATCAGAAAGAAAACGGAAGAGGTTTTTTATGACCCTTCTGTTGCGACTGAAGACCTGGTAGATGAAGTTTTTAGTGTGGTGAATGACAGGATGAAGGGTATCAAAACGGTAATGCTGGCAAGAAGCGCAATCAAGCATAATATGTTGAATGATTTGCCTAAAATTCTGACACCAACGTGTCTGATCTGGGGAAAGCAGGATAATGTAACCCCTCCCGAAGTTGCGGAAGATATGCACAAATTTATTCCGAATTCAGACTTGTTCTGGATTGATAAATGCGGTCACGCAGCAATGATGGAAAAGCCGGATGAATTCAATGAAATTCTGTATAGCTGGATAAAAGATAAAGTTTAA
- the mraZ gene encoding division/cell wall cluster transcriptional repressor MraZ: protein MKSFIGTYECKIDDKGRLKVPSSLIKQMENFDDKAFVVKRSVFQPCLEVYPMNAWDKVMGKINKLNRFIKKNADFIRMFTAGVKTVELDNAGRLQISKDLTHFASLQKDIVITSAGELFEIWNKEAYEKVISTNEVDFASLAEDVMGSFDEE, encoded by the coding sequence ATGAAAAGTTTCATTGGGACATATGAGTGTAAAATTGACGACAAAGGCCGCTTAAAAGTTCCTTCATCTTTAATCAAACAGATGGAAAACTTCGACGACAAGGCGTTTGTAGTCAAAAGATCTGTGTTCCAACCTTGCCTGGAAGTTTACCCTATGAATGCATGGGATAAAGTGATGGGCAAAATTAATAAACTTAACAGATTTATTAAAAAGAATGCTGATTTCATTAGAATGTTTACGGCAGGAGTAAAAACAGTAGAACTGGACAACGCAGGAAGATTACAGATCTCAAAAGACCTGACTCACTTTGCAAGCCTTCAGAAAGACATTGTAATTACAAGCGCAGGAGAATTGTTTGAAATTTGGAACAAAGAAGCCTATGAGAAGGTAATTTCTACCAATGAAGTCGATTTCGCCAGTCTTGCCGAAGATGTGATGGGCTCTTTCGATGAAGAATAA
- the rsmH gene encoding 16S rRNA (cytosine(1402)-N(4))-methyltransferase RsmH, producing the protein MYHNPVLLKQSVDDLVTNPDGIYVDCTFGGGGHSREILSRLSDKGRLFSFDQDLDALKNTIDDPRFTLINQNFRFLENSLLMYGVSQIDGVLADLGVSSHQFDEAERGFSTRSNAPLDMRMNVMQGLDAKRVINDYDEEQLADIFYYYGELREARKLARDIVHHRKTKSIDTTEDLKKLFSYLPPHKVNKFYAQLFQAIRIEVNQELEVLKEMLVQAYNVLKPEGRLVVISYHSLEDRLVKRFLKNGMFEGEPERDIYGNYKKAFELVKSKAIIPDDKEIEENSRARSAKMRTGIKV; encoded by the coding sequence ATGTATCATAACCCCGTTTTGTTGAAGCAAAGTGTAGATGATTTGGTAACGAATCCGGACGGAATATATGTGGACTGTACTTTTGGAGGAGGCGGTCATTCCAGAGAAATATTGAGCAGACTTTCAGATAAAGGAAGACTGTTCAGTTTTGATCAGGATTTAGACGCTCTTAAAAATACAATAGACGATCCCAGATTTACATTAATCAATCAGAATTTCAGATTCCTGGAAAACTCTTTATTAATGTATGGAGTTTCTCAGATTGACGGAGTTTTGGCCGACCTGGGAGTTTCTTCCCATCAGTTCGATGAAGCGGAAAGAGGTTTCTCAACGAGAAGCAACGCTCCTTTGGACATGAGAATGAACGTGATGCAGGGACTTGATGCAAAAAGAGTCATTAACGACTATGATGAGGAACAACTTGCTGATATTTTTTACTATTACGGTGAACTAAGAGAGGCGAGAAAATTGGCAAGAGACATTGTTCATCATAGAAAAACGAAAAGCATTGACACCACCGAAGATCTGAAAAAGCTATTCAGCTATCTTCCGCCACATAAGGTGAACAAGTTTTACGCACAGTTGTTTCAGGCTATCAGAATTGAAGTCAACCAGGAGCTTGAAGTTTTAAAAGAAATGCTGGTTCAGGCATACAATGTTTTAAAACCGGAAGGAAGGCTGGTTGTCATTTCTTATCATTCTTTAGAAGACAGACTGGTAAAAAGATTTTTGAAAAACGGAATGTTTGAGGGAGAACCCGAAAGAGACATTTATGGAAACTATAAGAAAGCATTTGAATTGGTAAAGAGTAAAGCGATCATTCCGGATGACAAGGAGATCGAAGAAAACTCAAGAGCCAGAAGTGCTAAGATGAGAACCGGAATAAAAGTATAG
- a CDS encoding FtsL-like putative cell division protein, translated as MAKRTTNRPQKRLTFIDIIKGNFLNRDEVKIHYKYFLLLFVLMMAMIYSNHLVNKKIKIVNALKEETEEYKSRNAYAQSKLIKVKMESELGKEVARDSLMTLENHPHKLLIKLDSTDAKAK; from the coding sequence TTGGCAAAAAGAACAACAAATCGCCCTCAGAAAAGATTAACTTTTATAGACATTATAAAAGGAAACTTCCTGAATCGTGACGAGGTTAAAATACATTACAAGTATTTTCTCCTGCTGTTTGTTCTGATGATGGCGATGATTTACAGTAATCACCTCGTCAACAAAAAGATAAAAATTGTCAACGCTTTAAAAGAAGAAACTGAAGAATATAAATCACGAAACGCTTACGCCCAAAGTAAGCTGATCAAAGTAAAAATGGAATCGGAATTGGGGAAAGAAGTTGCACGGGATTCTTTAATGACCCTGGAAAATCATCCTCATAAACTGCTAATAAAACTGGACAGTACAGATGCAAAAGCCAAATGA
- a CDS encoding penicillin-binding transpeptidase domain-containing protein encodes MQKPNEYDNKRKKTLRWGYLFAVVALCVFVMFLTRIIILQNTNVQEIKDDYINKNYREATLKAARGNLFASDGSILATTVMRYDIYLDFKTMKDTVYTNNIGALTDSLSKMFGKSRGEFRKKFDEQRKKKNQYYTLVKGLDFDQYDRIRKFPIFKKGKNKGGFIVDRNYKRELATSEIGAGTIGIDDGEHKAGLEGAFSKYLRGTDGKRLEQRINSSQWKPIDFWKVQEPVDGEDVYTTLDLRIQDIAHSALQKQLINFEAKHGTVIVMEVGTGKVRAMVNLRRNDDGDYVDSYNYALKDNIEPGSTFKTISLLAAMDDGFIDENTTVNVGNGVWVYAKQRISDGHGGGTYDISDVLAKSSNVGSAKLITKYYADKPQIFLDHLKRWKLFDKMSIELPGITKPKIVTPENKRWNAATLASIAYGYSSNINLLQLATFYNGVANGGKMLKPLFIDKIMKDGKEMYVAKPEVMVNKMASEKAIKMMTSALTKAVEKGTAKSIFTPNLKMAGKTGTARFEYWLPGPMKYRASFAGFYPADNPKYTCYVMISEPNTAKGFYGATVAAPVFKEIAGKTFLKTPQNIEREMLVNNKVNLNKMVEPNVKIAVNNKQMPSVVGLIGKNVIPQLENLGYRVDYKGVGRIKEQFPLEGTTISKNQRIYLSLQN; translated from the coding sequence ATGCAAAAGCCAAATGAATACGACAACAAACGTAAAAAAACGTTAAGATGGGGCTACCTCTTTGCAGTGGTAGCTTTGTGCGTGTTTGTAATGTTTTTGACAAGAATAATCATCTTACAAAACACTAATGTTCAGGAAATTAAAGACGATTATATTAATAAAAATTACCGGGAAGCAACCCTGAAAGCTGCCCGTGGGAACCTTTTCGCTTCCGACGGATCAATTCTCGCAACAACAGTAATGCGCTACGACATCTATCTTGATTTTAAAACAATGAAAGATACTGTTTATACCAATAATATCGGTGCATTAACAGATTCTTTGAGTAAAATGTTCGGAAAATCAAGAGGAGAATTCAGAAAGAAATTTGACGAACAAAGAAAAAAGAAAAACCAGTACTATACTTTAGTAAAAGGTCTTGATTTCGATCAGTACGACAGAATCCGAAAATTCCCGATCTTTAAAAAAGGGAAAAATAAAGGAGGCTTCATTGTCGACAGAAATTACAAAAGAGAACTGGCAACTTCAGAAATCGGAGCAGGAACCATTGGAATAGATGACGGTGAACATAAAGCCGGCCTTGAAGGGGCTTTTTCAAAATATTTACGTGGAACTGACGGAAAAAGATTAGAGCAAAGAATTAATTCATCTCAATGGAAACCTATAGACTTCTGGAAAGTTCAGGAACCAGTAGATGGAGAAGATGTTTATACAACCTTAGACCTTAGAATCCAGGACATTGCACATTCCGCTCTTCAAAAGCAGCTGATTAATTTCGAAGCAAAACACGGAACCGTGATTGTGATGGAAGTTGGAACAGGGAAAGTTCGTGCCATGGTTAATTTAAGAAGAAATGATGACGGAGATTATGTAGATTCTTATAATTACGCTTTAAAAGATAATATTGAACCCGGCTCTACTTTTAAAACCATTTCATTATTAGCAGCCATGGACGATGGTTTTATTGATGAAAACACAACAGTAAATGTAGGAAACGGAGTTTGGGTGTACGCAAAACAAAGAATTTCGGATGGTCACGGCGGCGGAACTTATGATATCAGTGATGTTTTGGCAAAATCAAGCAACGTAGGATCTGCTAAACTGATTACAAAATATTATGCAGATAAACCGCAAATTTTTCTGGATCATCTAAAACGCTGGAAACTATTCGACAAAATGAGCATCGAACTTCCGGGAATTACAAAACCGAAAATCGTAACACCGGAAAATAAAAGATGGAATGCGGCCACATTAGCGTCAATTGCTTACGGATATTCATCGAACATTAACCTTTTACAATTAGCAACTTTCTATAACGGAGTTGCTAATGGCGGTAAAATGCTGAAACCTCTGTTCATCGATAAAATCATGAAAGACGGGAAGGAAATGTACGTTGCCAAGCCTGAAGTAATGGTGAACAAAATGGCTTCTGAAAAAGCTATCAAAATGATGACAAGCGCGCTGACCAAAGCCGTAGAAAAAGGAACAGCAAAAAGTATCTTCACTCCCAATCTAAAAATGGCCGGAAAAACAGGAACCGCAAGATTTGAGTACTGGTTGCCTGGTCCAATGAAATATCGTGCATCATTTGCGGGCTTTTATCCGGCAGACAATCCTAAATACACCTGCTATGTCATGATCAGTGAGCCCAATACAGCAAAAGGATTTTATGGAGCAACTGTTGCGGCACCCGTTTTTAAAGAAATTGCAGGAAAGACTTTCTTAAAAACACCACAGAATATTGAAAGAGAAATGCTGGTTAACAATAAGGTAAACCTCAATAAAATGGTGGAGCCTAATGTGAAAATCGCAGTGAATAATAAACAAATGCCAAGTGTAGTAGGATTAATTGGTAAAAATGTAATCCCACAACTCGAAAATTTGGGGTATCGTGTAGATTACAAAGGAGTTGGAAGAATTAAGGAGCAATTCCCGTTGGAAGGCACGACGATCAGTAAGAATCAGAGAATATATTTATCTCTACAGAATTAA
- a CDS encoding UDP-N-acetylmuramoyl-L-alanyl-D-glutamate--2,6-diaminopimelate ligase has product MQLIELLKRIPVLEIHGENTCEISELVFDSRKVTEGSLYIAMRGTVVDGHSFIASSVEKGVKAIVCEEFPENLDENVTYVKVKDSSKALGQLASNFYGNPSEKLKLIGVTGTNGKTSVSTLLFDVFKNLGYDSALLSTVEIRIGNQIIPATHTTPDVITINKILAQAVEEGCEFAFMEVSSHGIAQNRIEGLHFKIAGFTNLTHDHLDYHKTFDEYLKTKKRFFDQLEDTAIAITNVDDKNGNVMLQNTKATKRSYALKTMADFHGKLLEVDFNGMLLNFNGKEFWTTLTGKFNVYNLLLVFGIASELGFKQDEILQAISQLKRVSGRFETFKSDGGIFFIVDYAHTPDALENILDSINDIRTKNERLITVFGCGGDRDHSKRPEMGNIATKKSTLAIITSDNPRTEDPAVIIKEIEAGVEPQNFSKYTSIPDRREAIKMAIKFAEPKDIVLVAGKGHETYQEINGVKHHFDDKETINELWKLMSK; this is encoded by the coding sequence ATGCAATTAATTGAATTATTAAAAAGAATCCCAGTTTTAGAAATTCACGGTGAAAACACTTGTGAAATTTCCGAATTGGTGTTCGACAGCAGAAAGGTGACGGAAGGCTCTTTGTATATCGCAATGAGAGGAACGGTTGTGGATGGACATTCATTTATTGCATCTTCAGTTGAAAAAGGAGTAAAAGCAATTGTTTGTGAAGAATTTCCTGAGAATCTTGATGAAAATGTTACCTATGTTAAAGTAAAAGATTCATCTAAGGCATTAGGACAGTTAGCGTCTAATTTCTACGGAAACCCATCTGAAAAATTAAAACTGATCGGAGTTACAGGAACAAACGGAAAAACGTCTGTTTCTACCCTGCTTTTTGATGTTTTTAAAAATTTAGGATACGATTCTGCCTTGCTTTCTACCGTTGAAATCAGAATTGGAAATCAGATAATTCCGGCCACTCATACCACTCCGGATGTGATTACCATTAATAAAATTTTGGCTCAGGCGGTTGAAGAAGGTTGCGAATTTGCTTTTATGGAAGTAAGTTCTCACGGAATCGCTCAAAACAGAATTGAAGGACTACATTTTAAAATTGCCGGTTTCACTAATCTTACTCACGATCATTTGGATTATCATAAAACATTCGATGAATATTTAAAAACGAAGAAAAGATTTTTTGATCAGTTAGAAGATACAGCCATTGCCATCACCAATGTGGATGATAAGAACGGAAATGTGATGCTTCAGAATACAAAGGCTACAAAAAGATCGTATGCCTTGAAAACAATGGCAGATTTTCACGGAAAATTATTGGAAGTGGATTTCAACGGAATGCTACTGAACTTCAACGGAAAAGAATTCTGGACGACGCTGACAGGGAAATTCAATGTCTACAATTTGTTACTGGTTTTCGGAATTGCTTCTGAGCTTGGTTTTAAACAGGATGAAATCCTTCAGGCCATCAGTCAGTTGAAAAGAGTTTCAGGAAGATTTGAAACGTTCAAATCCGATGGCGGAATTTTCTTCATCGTAGATTATGCACATACTCCGGATGCGTTGGAAAATATTCTGGACAGCATTAATGATATCAGAACGAAAAACGAAAGATTAATCACGGTTTTCGGTTGCGGAGGCGACAGAGACCACTCAAAAAGACCTGAAATGGGAAATATTGCCACCAAAAAATCAACGTTGGCAATCATCACTTCAGACAACCCGAGAACGGAAGATCCGGCTGTAATTATTAAAGAAATTGAAGCAGGCGTTGAACCTCAGAATTTCAGCAAATACACTTCAATTCCGGACAGAAGAGAAGCCATAAAAATGGCGATCAAGTTTGCAGAACCTAAAGATATTGTTCTCGTAGCCGGAAAAGGCCACGAAACCTATCAGGAGATTAATGGTGTAAAACATCATTTTGACGACAAGGAGACCATCAATGAGCTTTGGAAATTAATGAGTAAGTAA
- the mraY gene encoding phospho-N-acetylmuramoyl-pentapeptide-transferase → MLYYLYEYLTSQGIHVPGLGMLKYISFRAGMAVLLSLIIALIYGKRIINYLRSKQMGELVRDLGLDGQKQKEGTPTMGGLIIILATIIPVLLFTRITNIYIVLLLVSMLWMGAIGFLDDYLKKIKKNKDGLSGKFKIVGQVGLGLIIGVTMYFHPDITVKRKYADAKVVNRNNVEQNFMPTEKITVSTVPFAKNNEFDYSGILFWMNDKDAHEWAWIVFIPIVIFIVTAVSNGANITDGIDGLAAGTSAVILLVLALFAYLSGNIIFADYLNIMFLPNMGETTIFAVAMVGAVIGFFWYNTYPAQVFMGDTGSLMLGGVIAVLAIILRKELLIPVLCGIFLIENLSVMLQVIVFKYRKKKFGLEYAQNNRLFRMSPLHHHYQKGGFHESKIVNRMIIIGVVLAIVCLITLKMR, encoded by the coding sequence ATGTTATACTATCTATACGAATATCTAACCAGCCAAGGAATTCACGTTCCAGGATTAGGAATGCTGAAATACATCTCCTTCCGAGCAGGAATGGCTGTTTTACTTTCTTTGATCATTGCTCTTATCTATGGAAAAAGAATCATCAACTATTTGAGATCAAAACAAATGGGTGAATTGGTTCGTGATCTTGGGTTAGACGGCCAGAAACAAAAAGAAGGAACTCCTACAATGGGAGGGCTTATTATTATTTTGGCTACCATTATTCCGGTATTACTATTTACTAGAATCACCAATATTTATATTGTTCTTCTCCTGGTTTCGATGCTTTGGATGGGTGCTATTGGCTTTTTGGATGATTATTTAAAGAAAATCAAGAAAAATAAGGATGGTTTAAGCGGAAAATTCAAAATCGTAGGACAGGTTGGGTTAGGATTAATTATCGGGGTTACGATGTATTTCCATCCTGATATTACGGTGAAAAGAAAATATGCGGATGCGAAAGTAGTGAACAGAAACAATGTAGAGCAAAACTTCATGCCTACGGAAAAAATCACTGTTTCCACTGTCCCTTTCGCTAAAAATAACGAATTCGACTACAGCGGAATATTGTTTTGGATGAATGATAAAGATGCTCACGAATGGGCCTGGATTGTATTCATTCCTATTGTAATCTTTATTGTAACAGCGGTTTCAAACGGTGCAAACATAACCGACGGAATTGATGGTCTCGCAGCCGGAACAAGTGCAGTCATACTCCTTGTTTTAGCTTTGTTTGCTTACTTATCAGGAAACATCATTTTTGCAGATTACCTCAACATTATGTTCCTGCCAAATATGGGTGAAACCACCATTTTTGCCGTTGCCATGGTAGGTGCAGTAATCGGGTTTTTCTGGTACAACACTTATCCTGCTCAGGTTTTCATGGGAGATACCGGAAGTTTGATGCTGGGAGGAGTTATTGCCGTTTTAGCCATCATTTTAAGAAAAGAATTGTTGATTCCTGTATTGTGCGGGATCTTCTTGATCGAAAACCTGTCTGTAATGCTTCAGGTGATCGTTTTCAAATACAGAAAGAAAAAATTCGGGTTGGAATATGCCCAAAACAATAGATTATTTAGAATGTCACCATTACACCACCATTATCAGAAGGGCGGTTTTCACGAAAGTAAGATCGTAAACAGGATGATCATCATTGGAGTAGTTTTGGCAATTGTGTGTTTAATCACATTAAAAATGAGATAA
- the murD gene encoding UDP-N-acetylmuramoyl-L-alanine--D-glutamate ligase → MKIVVLGGGESGCGAAYLAKKQGLEVFLSDKGAIKDNYKQFLNDHNIEFEENNHDEERILNANWIVKSPGIPKKAEIIHKIHEKGIRLSSEIEFASEFTDAKIIAITGSNGKTTTTSLIYYILKNDGLNVGLGGNIGYSFAKQVADENHEYYVLEVSSFQLDDIQNFRPYISLLLNLSQDHLDQYNYNYEEYALAKFRITENQENDNFFIYNKDDEMSKNLLEKLEIKAKMIPFSTKEKLSEGGFIEGENIEIDFQDKFSMKIEELSLLGNHNVANSLAASIAGKILKINNESIRNSLMTFQAVEHRLEFVTEIEGVKYINDSKATNVNATYYALESMKNPTVWIVGGLDKGNDYTEIEDLVKRKVKAIVCLGIDNQKIINFFKDKKELIYDTSSMEEAVKISKSLAKKGDTVLLSPCCASFDLFKSYEDRGRQFKEQVLKN, encoded by the coding sequence ATGAAAATAGTTGTTTTAGGAGGAGGGGAAAGCGGTTGCGGCGCTGCTTATTTGGCTAAAAAACAAGGTTTGGAAGTTTTTCTTTCAGACAAGGGTGCCATTAAGGATAACTATAAGCAGTTTCTTAATGATCATAACATTGAATTTGAAGAAAACAACCATGATGAAGAAAGGATTTTAAATGCAAACTGGATAGTAAAAAGCCCGGGAATCCCGAAAAAAGCAGAGATTATTCATAAAATTCATGAGAAAGGAATCAGGCTTTCTTCTGAAATTGAATTTGCTTCGGAGTTCACAGATGCAAAAATCATCGCGATTACAGGAAGCAACGGAAAAACAACAACAACTTCTTTAATCTATTACATTCTAAAGAATGACGGGTTAAATGTAGGCTTAGGCGGAAATATCGGCTACAGCTTCGCAAAACAGGTTGCCGATGAAAACCATGAATATTATGTATTGGAAGTAAGTTCTTTTCAATTGGATGATATTCAGAATTTCAGACCTTATATTTCTTTATTATTGAATTTGTCTCAGGATCATTTGGATCAGTACAACTACAATTATGAAGAATATGCTTTAGCAAAGTTCAGAATCACCGAAAATCAGGAAAACGACAATTTTTTCATCTACAATAAAGATGATGAAATGAGTAAAAATCTTCTTGAAAAGCTGGAAATAAAAGCGAAAATGATCCCTTTTTCTACAAAAGAGAAGTTATCTGAAGGAGGTTTTATTGAGGGAGAAAATATTGAGATTGACTTTCAGGATAAATTCTCCATGAAAATTGAAGAATTGTCCTTGTTAGGAAATCATAATGTTGCCAACAGCTTAGCCGCTTCAATTGCCGGTAAAATATTGAAAATCAATAACGAAAGCATCAGGAATTCATTAATGACTTTCCAGGCCGTTGAGCACAGGCTCGAATTTGTAACTGAAATTGAAGGAGTTAAATACATCAACGACAGTAAAGCAACCAACGTTAACGCAACGTATTATGCATTAGAAAGTATGAAAAATCCAACGGTATGGATTGTTGGCGGGTTGGATAAAGGAAACGACTATACCGAAATTGAGGATTTAGTTAAAAGAAAAGTAAAAGCTATTGTTTGCTTAGGAATTGACAACCAAAAGATTATTAATTTCTTTAAAGACAAAAAAGAATTAATCTATGACACTTCAAGCATGGAAGAAGCCGTGAAAATTTCAAAATCTCTGGCTAAAAAAGGAGATACGGTTTTACTTTCACCATGTTGTGCAAGTTTTGATTTATTTAAAAGCTATGAAGACAGAGGTCGTCAGTTTAAAGAACAGGTGTTAAAAAATTAA
- a CDS encoding FtsW/RodA/SpoVE family cell cycle protein encodes MNEQDTDNRFEFLKGDKVLWMVILVISIFSIFPVYSASSNLEYIVNNGTTTGHVIKHMFFVVLGLGIMRVVGMVKYEYIGKLSSILLGLMIVLLVITMFTGQTIDGASASRWLKIPGTPISFQPSSFAFLMLIIYLCRYLTKKITRERLPIENIMYIFGPILLVFVLVAKDNGSTALMILMVSVVVLIIGQLHWKYIAGFISSSLIAIVLFLLVALNTNLIGGNRVHTWMSRIETFTSSKAKAADVDDESIKAKNYQVMMAKAAIVHGGVTGMGPGKSALKQMLPQSASDFIFAVIVEEYGVIGATFLISMYLIMMIRIVMIASKMPAFFGSLLVLSLGVMIFIQLSVNIAVAVNLIPVTGQPLPLISYGGTSMLVTYLQLGIILNISSRIQIYDEEGMGKKQSIAEINDIA; translated from the coding sequence ATGAACGAACAAGACACAGACAACAGATTTGAATTTCTAAAGGGCGATAAAGTACTTTGGATGGTCATTCTTGTGATCTCCATTTTCTCTATTTTTCCTGTATATTCTGCAAGTTCGAATCTGGAATATATCGTAAATAACGGGACCACGACAGGCCACGTTATCAAGCATATGTTCTTTGTAGTCTTAGGTCTGGGAATCATGCGAGTAGTCGGAATGGTGAAATATGAGTATATCGGAAAACTCAGCAGCATTTTGCTCGGTTTAATGATCGTCTTATTGGTTATCACCATGTTTACCGGACAGACCATTGACGGAGCCAGTGCTTCCCGATGGTTGAAAATTCCCGGAACCCCTATTTCCTTCCAGCCGTCTTCGTTTGCCTTTTTAATGTTGATTATTTATCTGTGCAGATATTTAACCAAGAAAATCACCAGGGAAAGGCTTCCTATTGAGAATATCATGTATATTTTCGGACCTATCTTACTGGTTTTTGTTCTGGTAGCTAAAGATAACGGTTCTACCGCGTTAATGATTTTAATGGTTTCTGTAGTTGTATTGATTATTGGACAATTACACTGGAAATACATTGCCGGATTCATTTCATCATCACTTATTGCAATTGTTCTCTTTTTATTGGTGGCTTTAAATACAAACCTCATCGGAGGAAACCGTGTTCATACATGGATGAGCCGTATTGAAACCTTTACTTCAAGCAAAGCTAAAGCAGCCGATGTTGATGACGAAAGCATCAAAGCCAAAAACTATCAGGTAATGATGGCAAAAGCAGCTATCGTTCACGGTGGAGTTACAGGAATGGGACCGGGGAAAAGTGCACTAAAACAAATGCTTCCGCAATCTGCTTCCGACTTTATCTTCGCAGTCATTGTAGAAGAATACGGAGTAATTGGTGCTACGTTTTTAATCAGCATGTATTTGATCATGATGATTCGTATCGTAATGATTGCCAGTAAAATGCCCGCTTTTTTCGGGTCTTTGCTCGTTCTCAGTCTCGGTGTGATGATTTTTATTCAACTTTCCGTAAATATTGCCGTTGCCGTGAATTTAATCCCGGTAACAGGACAACCGCTTCCTTTAATAAGTTATGGAGGGACTTCAATGCTGGTAACGTATTTGCAATTGGGAATTATTTTAAATATCAGCTCAAGAATTCAGATTTATGATGAAGAAGGAATGGGCAAAAAACAGAGTATTGCTGAAATTAATGATATAGCATAA